Genomic window (Notolabrus celidotus isolate fNotCel1 chromosome 15, fNotCel1.pri, whole genome shotgun sequence):
gccagttatgaaacagactgacattaaTATTGATGTCTCTATATGAcccaaaaaagcaaacaagaccattgaGGATACAGATTTTTCGATGTCTCAAATTGCTTGTGTGGGTGGCGGTCAGACAAATGGATATAATACGATAATAATTTTTAGAGCAAAAAATTCTGATAAAATTCTTTGTTAGAAAGCATACTTACACATACACAGGACAAAATTGataaaagagatgagaggtaaCCTTTTTGTagacagggggtgccaaaatcaacaaaaaagtaAAGTTCTTCACAGGTGCTTTAACATAAGTCCTGCCTCTGATTAGTTTAGGGATTTTGGGGGGTGCAGTCAGATTTCAAAGGGGGCCAATACCATCCCTCTGGATCCATTCCTGATCTTGCctttacatgtttacatgtgAGTCATAgtaaccttttttttctacctAAAATCCATGAAAAATCCCCCCCGTTTTTAAATGCATGTGCCAGAAatgaaaagacataaaaaagaaaaataaatggacTGGTTGTTACTCTTGATTATATTCGCCAGGGAATTTCACTGATGCATTTTCAAAGGGCTTTTAACAATTTGAAAAGTGTGTGAATTGATGTTATAACAGATATTTTTGTTCTTCACAGCGCCCTTCACATCGGCTCAGAGGCTGAGGGTGACTGTCTGCTGCGATGGGTGCGTCTCACATTCCCCCCTCTCTTTGATAAATCTTATCATCAAGCTGTTTTATGGTGTCGTATTGGAACGCCGGTCAAGGAATTCTAGCATTACTTTTGCTTTCACTCTGTCTGAGATAGAGGTTAAAGCTCTGTCAGGGTTGGACTGCTGATGCCAGCTGACCGCACACAACCATATAACGAATGACTTCAATTTCATGGCTGCTTCACTGAAACTATTTGAGACCATTTTCATGCCATGCAAGGCATCAGATATTCAATAAGCTGCTTAATTAATGGTGATGGAGTGTATCATATATCTGTATATAATTATTGTTTGATGGAACATTTACTGTACTTCTCTCATGTATCTGTAAGTAAAATACCTGTTAACTAACAAATGATCAAATGTAAACTTCTTTCTGAATTCTGTCATAAAAATGGGAAAAATTCTGTCTTCATTTATTCTACATGTTGttctttttacacattttgaatACAAGTTTTATATCAGTATGTTTGTTTCCCTGAAAACGTTTGACAATAAACTTCCTTATTACTGTGTTTACAAGTACCTGACTTTTTACgacacattttttctttttggcccACTAAAGGTGAATTGTTGTTATCTTGAGTCAAATACTTTTTGGGacagtatttaaaaatatatatcataaTTCAAAGGGGCCTCCCTACTCCTGTTTCTGCTTACTCACACTCACAAGGAGACTGCCACTTTATATACTGCTCATGCCTCCTTACATATATCTGTAAGATCATTTTTAGAATTTATAATTTCCTTACATCACCTCACGTTATCAACTTTAAACAGCTTATACAAGCTGTATTTGACTTTACACAAGTTTAAATGTAATGCAAATATCTCAGTTATTCTTTAAAAGTTTATGTGTAACTATTAACTCATTTAACAACGTCTGAAGTGGATTTGCacaactttaaacacacacatcatcttAAAGACACAATAATCCTTTTGCACCCAGTGAAGTTTAAACCTGCCCTGTAGATAATTACACAATACAGTTATATGAATGAACTGAaagaaatcactgcatttaacCCATATCACTGAACTTCAATTACTTCACCCCGATTACATTAAGGTTAGTTTTAGacagaaatttaaaaacactgttattaGCATGGGCATCAATGTATACTATATACGAAACTCTTTCTGTGGGTGGATAATATTCAGAAGACCAACTCAGATAAAGTAACTCTGTTAACTATTGCTTGAACCATTAACTTTTGTGATGACAacaatatgtttgtgtttttaatgatcatacttttactttgttttaatttgtttaagttgaagattttatgttgtgtaatacttcattattttttcttttagtaGAATAGACGCAACTGAGATAACGTCTGGGGAAATTcttagtgaaaaaaaacaatagtaaTTTCATCCACAGCTCTCCTTGAAAtgcatgtaaacacatttttacgcTCTTCTACAACCCTTGTTCCAAAACTGTTGGGTACCATTgcgttgcatcacctcttctcaTAAAGTCTTCAAAGTGAAAAGTCATTTCATTcttgcctgttaaaggatgtgtgCTGCTCAACAGTTTGGAGTCTCCTTTctcatgtttttcatttcaagatGCGCCAAAGATGCGTGCAGAAAGTGGTTTGGCATCATCTTGCTGAAATAAGAAAGGTCTTCCCTTGAACAGTCTGGATGGCAGCCCATGTTGTTCCAAAATCTGTATGTTTTgatcagcattaatggagccttcccaGTTGTGTAAGCTATCCATGCCATGGATACTTATTAATTCCCATACCATGAGGGgggctggcttttgaactgtgtgctAATTATagcgactacaaagagccaaaagccaCTGAGAGGCTGACACTGGGCCCAGTTATTGTCAGACGCGCTAAACTCATGATAAAgcgcacaaacagaaaataggaaaaataaGTGATAAATAAGCGCAAAGCAAGCGCAAAGCAAGCGCAGAGCAAGCGCAAAGCAAGCGCAAAGCAAGCGCAAAGCAAGCGCAAAGCAAGCGCAAAGcaagcggtcaacaaaaagtacggagacccagctcaccccctctctctacctgccaAACAATGGaacacaggtggcctaaattAACTCGgtatccccgcccctaacacatgacccgtaaataacctaattaactaatcccacaataaactatattgtaaacaaacaccataataacaccacaaaaagtatacaaacaatatcctaccctaaacctcaaaataacataatataaacacttgaaCTCTCTTCATGGCTCCAACACTAATAACAAGCCAGGTGGTCTGGAGGACGaggcatccatgatttccaaaaaagaatgtcaaactttgattcatcagactCTAGGACAGTTTTACGCTTCACCTCGATCAGTCTTGAGAAGTTGCCAACATTTTCCAGATCATGTATATATATGGTGTCCTCTtagcatggtacagttttaacctgaatttgtgtatgtggagacaaactgtgttcacagacattGGTTTTTGAAagggattttgagcccatgcagtgatttccactacagagacatatCTATTTTAATGCAATGCTGCCTAAGGGCCTGAAGATCTCGGCCACCTAGTAATGGTTTTCGGCCTTGTCTCTGTCGTACAGAGATTTTCCAAGTTCTCCAAAGCTTTAAAGAGTTTGTAGTGTTTGTTGCTCCTGTCCCAACtgctttgaaatgtgttgctggcccctaatttcaaatgagcaaataaaataataaggtTTCCAGTTATAACATTAGATATGTTATCTTTGCATCATTATAATTAAATATAAGCTTTAAACAAATTACATACCATTAAATactgtttttaataaaaaaatttaaatagcACACCAACTTATTTTAAATTGGTGTTGCACTTAGAATATGGAATTGGTCTTTTTCACATTATGTTTTAACTCTTTATTTCTAGCCGTATAATGTTACCTTTctagtggtggacagtaacaaagtaaatttacttgagtactggacttaagtacattttttgagtatctctACTTCACttgagtgttattttttggaggaaattattacttttactccactacatttagaagacaattattgtactttttactccactacatttctaccaatgctctagttactcaccactttttttctttgaagtcagctcatgaatttccttctcttttctgaaatctgatccctaagacagtaaaatgtgtttgtgtagttctgtttgtctcagtggtttagtcatacctgtatatcgtgtgtctctacggttgaatgtggagcaaacacagagaaaatttCACTCAgttcaggcagttcatttagaggtggtaatgatggctataattctccacctgagcacccatggtcgtatcttcagcccatgttagacccaagaaagcgtgttgagctacgtaacatttgtttcattccagatgaacatttcaaactaagttgtctgttcttgaagtaacttagtgtctttttttattccattgtatagtttttagagatttcaagtaatggtttctagataaacatgtactcctatgtattcttgactgcacttatgtattgtgaaaatacgttttgagattttttaagaagtactttgaatactttagtatttttaaaagcaagtacttcagtactttaactcaagtaataatctgacagagcaactttcacttgtgttggagtaatgtttgaccaagTGGATCTAAACTTTGAcctaagtaatgaagctgtgtactttgtccaccactgtaccTTTCCAGTCATTAGGGCATTGGCTGCAGTTATTTTACTATGCACAGGATACTCAGtgaaaaaaaggtaaaagataaagaaaagatGTATATGTAATCCTAAATTTTGGAAAGGCTGTTTGCAGCGGCGGTGCAAAATATCTTCAGAAACAAAGCTGGCCACATGTGAAGCATCAGTGAGAGAATTTGTGAATGTAATGTGCTGATTTACAACCAGCTGTATCTGATCTGCCTGGTGCTGGATGAAGTTTTCTCATTGACTCATTGATCGCTTTACTTTGTTGTCTTCATGGGCATTTATAAGAACTGCTGGGACATGCAGCAGATCAAATCTCAGTGTGAGTAATTCAGAGTGTTTGACTGCACTGACTTTGGAGATTAATGACTCACTCAAACAGTTGCCTTGCAGATGCTTTGTCTTTTACGGTGCATGTTGATTCAAACATACATCAATGCCAACTTTGTCAGACATTACAATGATGTTTGAGAATAGTTTGAAAAGTAGGGCAAtcaacaataaaagcagagagttCTGCTGCACACAGCTCAATTATTTGTTTGACTGAGTTTTCAATTTGGCCCAAAGGCAATGTTGATTGATAACCTGGCAAATACATAACActcacaaagacagagatgtcaTAGACAATATTAATGGACATTCATAAATACTTGGAATGAGACTAATAGATGCACTGTCTGAGGAAAAAGAACTGGGTTGCAGCTTCaaaggtgtttttgtgtttgcctCCACTTTCCTTGTTTATATGAAATCTGCAGCACTCTTTTGGTACTGCATGCTGGGGCAGACAGATGTGTCTGGTTGCGTGATCCAAAATGTCAAACCTTTGTAAAAACATATGAACACTAAGTATCAAACAACCCACTGACTTGACAGACTATCAGCAAAAACTCTCCTTATTCACCTCTGCTTTAAAATCTGCTAAGAAGGCGTTTTATCATGCAAAAATCTGTGCTGCCACCAATGCACGCAAACTCTTCTCCGCTTTTACTTCTCTGCTTTCTCCCTCAAACCCACAACCCTCCACTATGTTGACCCCGGACATGTTTGCCTCGTACTTTACTGACAAGGttgctaccatcagtaacaaatTCTCTGAGCCTGACCAACTCAGCTCTCGGCCACCAGCTAGTGATTCCTCACTCAGCTCATTCTCTCCACTGAGTGAGAGCGAAGTCACCAGGCTTCTGCTTGCCGCTAAACCCACAACCTGTCCGCTTGATCCGTTACCCTCACATCTCCTGCAGGCGATTGAGCCCACAATCAGCCCGGCAGTAACAAACATCATTAACTCCTCTCTGTCCACTGGTGTTTTCCCTACTACATTCAAGCAAGCAAGGGTCAGACCATTGCTCAAAAAACCCACTCTCAACCCAGCCCAGGTTGAAAATTACAGGCCGGTCTCACTTCTTCCATTCCTTTCAAAAATACTGGAGCGCACAGTCTTCAACCAGCTCTCAGAATACTTACAGAACCAAGATCTACTTGATCAGTATCAATCTGGCTTTAGGCGGGGCCACTCTACTGAAACTGCACTGTTGTCGGTAACAGAATCGTTGCGTATGGCTAAAGCAGCAGGtcagtcctcagttctcttgctgctggatctgtctgctgcttttgacacagtgaaccaccaaatcctcctctctacactctcctcacttggtatctcagggtctgccctctagtggttcaagtcctacctcacagggagatcttttagagtatcatggaggggagaagtgtccaatatgcatggcttatcaacaggggtacctcaagggtcagtgcttggtcccctcctgttctcaatatacaccacatcactttgtgcagtgatccgctcccatggcttttcctatcactgctatgcagatgatacacagcttttcctatCTTTCCCACCTGAcaacacaactgtctcagctcggatctcatcctgccttgctgacatttctaaatggatgagggaatgtcacctacagctcaacctgtccaagactgagcttattatcattccagccagtcccactatggacccacagatcaatatccagtttggatcacaaaacctcatgcccactaagtctgcccgaaatctgggtgtcatgatcgatgaccagctaaccttcaaggttcatgttgcctcgattgctcggtcctgctgtttttccctctataacatcaagaggattagaccctacctgacagaacacgcaacacagctcctggttcaggctcttgtaatgtcacgcattgactactgcaactctctgctggcaggcctccctgcatgcacagtcaaacctctgcaaatgatccagaacgcagcagcacgtctggtcttcaaccagcctaagacagctcatgtcactcccctgctcatttcgctacactggcttccagttgcagctcgcatcagatacaaaactctaatcatgacttacaaagcagtaaccaaaactgctccagtttacctggaacccctcatccaagtctactgcccttctcgcccgctacgctcagcctctgaaaaacacctagtgcttccagcacacaaggtctcaaaatcactagctcgactcttctcttctgttgcccctaaatggtggaatgaactggccaactccattcgatctgcagagtccctctctactttcaaaagacagctaaagacccagctctttaggaagcactatgcacttagctagactgttctccactgttgtccccagtggcagatcatgtcttccagctacgattgactcgcactgtcctgctctactctgggaatcggtgttcagctcttgagtgacccagcacttggtactttggtcattattgtggtgatgttaattgttgatgatgataatggaaggtcttaaattggttggttgcttcattgtagatgttccttatttcgggaaaaaaaaaaaataataataataataataaaattccttacttatttttgtgcattgcctttacactgcttggcagtacctacacccaaattgacttgaagcactttgttactcttactgatcttgtttcctcttgtctagatctttgcttgtgttgttcttgttctcgtatgtacgtcgctttggataaaagcgtctgctaaatgacattgtaacattgtaacattgtaacaagtATCAGTGGAAACATTCAGTAAAACATCACTTATGTGGAAACAATGGTTAAAGGAAATAGGACGATTGAGATCATTCAGAGCTGAAAACAGAGACGGTGAGGTTCATTCGTGTGACTACAGGAAagtgaaaacattcaaaatctcAGCACAGACTTGTTCATTTCCAGTTGCTGTATCTCTGCCAACTTCATACCTTAAAACTTTGAGATTCATGTTAACAGAAGTCTCTGCAGGTTTGGTGCAAATCAATAGCACAGATGTTGAAATTATAAATCATGTCTTTTTAAAGAGAAAGGtaaaaagggcaaaaaaaaaaccaactaaaGCAGTCGTAAAACATTTCACAACCTGCAGTCGTCTGCAAATGTCACTTTATTTATTACCATAATATTTTATACTACCTTACCCTAAAAACTGTCATGATAATAACATTGCTTCACAATGATCAGTGAACTGTCAGAGCCCACCTGTGAGTGTATTGTATTTTGAAGGGATGTGAATGTCGCCTGCAGCTGTTGCTCATTCTTAAAGCTGGTTACAGGTCAATGCTGAATTTGCCATGTGCACATTCCAGGAGACAAAAAGAAGTGAATATCTTTGCAATAACATTTAAATGCTACAAATGTTtactaatcaaataaaataaaacgtattttatatcaatgtatcaattttaaaaacaagtagatAAAATAAGGTAGATCAGCTTTTGTGTCCCAGAGAGGaaattctgagaataaatatgattaaaaagaaaaactgcagaaaatttggaccttttttaaattaaacaagtTTTCAGATCCAAAGTCTGCATCCTcctttcaacaaaatatcaatTTGGACATTTCTTTAATTCAATGCAATCTGCACATTTAATAtctatacctttcttttttttaaacagacattatcattatgtcttgtgtttataaaaaatccaaaaaaggaaatgtggttAAAGAAACTTCATAATTCTTGTGCAAATGTATTACCCTTTACTAAGTGAcctattccattacttttgtttttgccacattTTTAAGCAGATcatctaaaaaaatattttcaaataatttctttttttactgcaAAAAGTTGTGAAGGAGcgaaaatatgttaaaaatgtataaaagacgattgaaaaacaaaatatgcaTGAGCATTATTGAAATTTGATCACACATAGTATATAGTCTCTTAAAGTGTGTATTCATCTAGCACAACCAAACACTACATTGCATTTTCACAAATACCAGTACTATCTCTGAAATGTCtcactacaataaaaaaaagacacctTTATCAAGGTTTGATTTTTCAACATTCCTTCTACCTGAGTCATCCTCAGCCCTCATGAGAGATGTCTGTCATGCTAAGTTAATTTCAGAGCAGTTACACTGTAAAAACTTGTGATGTTATTTTAGCAACAAAACGGAGCCAGTCAGTGTGCCGCTGGGTGTAGTTTCATTTGCAGTGACTTGCATTAACATGATATGTGAGTAAATCTTCAGTTGTGAGTGAACTCCATGGAATCAGAACTtctaatcaacatttcaaaccatcacATGTCAATTTAGCTGAAACAAAGGAGAGGTCCAACCTTTAGGAAACATGCCTTGTTGCTCTCGCTAAAAGAATAAGATGACAAGAACAGAATCTCGTGTCTGTGTGTTATGTGTAAAGCTGGTGCAAGGAGGTCATGAGCCACGCTTAGAGTTAACAGTGGAAGAATGTGAAAATAATTAACCTTACTCTCTTAAGAgatcaaacacaacaacatctgCAAAACTCAATAATGATATTGTATGCCTTTTCTTAAATGACAGTTGATTCATCTGACCTGTACAGCATCTCTGCCAAGGACACCCTGATCAGGTCATTAAAGTTTTGCAGAGACGTTGTTACAAAACTAAAAAATTTTAATGTCTGGATTAAACAGAAACAATCAGTGTTAGAGAGGAAACATTGGAGGTGACTGACGATACATTGATTTTTCTTCTCAGTCTTCATGATCAGCTGCCAATCAAACTTCAAACTCTAACAAATAGAGTCATCTTGGATGCTTACCAATGTCTGTAAAGCATTGCATTTTGGGCTtataattaaaatagaatattcTTAGATTGCAGTCCTCCTCTAAACTGCAAGACGACTCtaacaaaagcaaaattaaattttttaacaGCTTGCCTTTCTCACAGCTGAAGATTTTTACATGCTGCACTCTTATATCTGAATACTGCTATTTGGTTAAGTTGATATGGGGCAGCTGGGTAGTTGGTACAGGAGGAAGAGATGTTGATAACAGTGACTGTTCCCAGAGATTCTCAACAGCATTTATCAGGAAATGTACTTAACACAACCAGAAGTCAAGCAGTAACGtgttaaataaacatttcagaCTATTACCagctgcattcacacactggTTCACTGTTTACAGACATTTCACTTTagggctggcaggaaaaagtaCGCATGAGCAGACTCGgctgtgtgtgttcacacatgTAGTCTACCTGGACAGTGTTGCACAATATTCAGCAGTGCAGAGGATGTGTGAAAAGGGCTATTCACTAGAGACTCTGCATGGCTGCAGTTGTTGTGATTAGTTCCAAGTAGATTGCAAAACCAAAGCAAGTTCTGCCAGACCACACAGTCTGAAGAAATTAAAGTAAATGAAATCtaattaaagatttattttacgCAGATTTTGTTGGTGCTTTACTGGATGCTTCATTTTTATAACACATCTGATTTTTGATAATACAAGGCAATTTTGCAGTAGCTTTAATGCACAGACATCGTTCTTCTTTACACCCTGTGCATCGCCTCTAGCCCTGCAAGGCAGCACCTGTGCCTGACCTGACTGTGTGGGTCTTACTCACATTGTTTCCTTcctgtctagatctttgcttgtgttgtactcACTCTCagatgtacgtcactttggacaaAAGCATCTGAATTGTAACACTATAACATAAGACTGTTGTCCATCTTCTCAAATTGCAAATGAGCACACCTCAATATGCAGAACTCCTGCTTTGATGGACCTAACTACATGATGCCACACACCACAGACTGGCGTTTGTTTATCGTCCCCTTTGAGCCCGCTCTCCATCTTAGTCTGTTCTGGGACTCTTTGGTGTAAGTCTGGTTGTAGCCCACAGCTTCCACAGACCACCTCTTCTGGATGCGGTGAAGCAGAATCCTGTAAGCCCCGTTGATGGGACTTCTTAAGTCAGGACTGTTATTTAAGAGATGGTCTTTAGTGATGCCAAGATCCTCCAGTGCTGCTTTCACACTCAGCTCATCTGAGTTGAGGATGTGAGAAGGCTCGACCAGGTGGGAGGGTGTCTGTGCACAAGCTGGGTAAGCTTGTGGGTATTCAATACCTGTCATCCAGTTGCTGCTCATGATCTGTGCAATAGTGAGGCGATCCTCAGGAACCAGCCTCAGCAGACCCCGGATGATCTCCTGACATGATGTGGGAACATATGAGGGGATCACATAGGAGCCCTGCAGGATGCAACACCTCAGCAGATTTGTGTTTGTAGCTTTAAATGGCATAGAGGCAGTCACCATGAAGTAAAGCAAGACGCCCAGCGCCCAAATATCTGCACACTGACCCGAGTAACTGTTCTCTGTAAACAGCTCAGGCGCTGCGTAGGGTGGAGAACCACAGAACGTGTGTAGGACATCGTTGGGGTGGCAGTACGTGCTGAAACCAAAGTCGCCCACTTTGATGCAGTCGGTGCTGGTGTAGAAGACGTTCTCCGCCTTCAGGTCCCTGTGCACAATGTTATTATCATGCTGGGAAAAGAGGAAAGAGTTTGAGATAGTTGTTCTAATGACTGAGGCATTAGAAGGTGAAAGGTATAAAAGTACTTTAAAACATGTTCTCTCATTCACAAATCATCCACATCTACATTTTATTACTctactctgtttttaaaaaaaccatttaaaaacataattcaGTCTGCAGAACATCCGGTTGTTGACTTACCATGTGTTTGACTGCAGACAAAATCTGAGAGAACACAAGCCTGCTCTCCAGGTCTGACAGGCGCCCCCTGCTGCTGATACGGGAGAACAGCTCTCCTCCGCCAGCGTACTCCATCACCAGGTAGAGCTTCTTGAAGGTCTCTAGCACCTCATACAGGCACACTATGTTGGGGTGAGCCAGACTCATCATGCAAGAGATTTCTGACTCGAAAAGCGTTCGTGTTTGTTTGTCCAGTCGAACTTTATCCAGGATTTTTACTGCAACTCTTTCTGACAGATGAAGACATAGGCAGAGGCAGTGAGAAATCAACATACTTTCTTGCTACCTCATCTCTGATTTGATCTACCTTTTGTTGGGAGATTTTGCTTGAACAGCTGTTCTTGCAGCATCATTGCTATGTGTCACACTTGCCATTGGCTATGAAGACTGGATTATGGATTAGAGGATGTCTGGTTTGATGAGTTCAACATCTTTTAACTTCTAAATTAAACCACTGAAGACTTGTACTGTGTTGTATGTTGCATTGAGCTGAGTTGCATGTCTTTTGAAGAGAACAATGAGTATCCTGACTCTTTTTGTTATACAAGTCCTGGGATAACAGAccactgaacagtgcctgtgtttttaaaaaatcgtTATCCTTTATCACAACTTTGGACTTTATTTGTGAACTAGTTTGcacttttaaaattattattatcattattattttaaagtttttttttttatgtttttgcctttattggatagacAAAGAatatggggagtggagagtgggggaagatatgcagcaaatgatagaggccgggagtcaagCCTGCGatcactgcaacaaggactaaagcctctgtacgtggggcgcgcgcttagactgctaggccaacaggACCCCgaaaattattgtttgttttaaacttttGTCTGCAATCTGTTTCATGATCATATTTATtatgacgtgtgctgctgacctcttggacAGGTCACCATTGTGAAAGAGCACTTGATCTCAACGGATAAAATCTAGTAAAATCAGAGGTTCCCAAAGATTTTTACctattattttaaaagtattcACAAAATAAGTAggtaaatttgaaataaaacatagcAAAATACAAATTTGCattagttttctgtttttctttatttccagATAACTCATGAGGTCAGGATTAAATAATAGGTAATTACCAAAAGCATCAGTctcagcaggttaattcatgacagcacatgaaacacagcCACACGTGCATgcaggtaggctaattttctgcagaccagttaaatgaagtttgaagcaacatttaatcacttccaGGGACAATGGGGGTCACAAgcctttggcacctatattttgggggtcgtgggatGAAAAGCCTATGAACCCCTGAgtcaaataaaggttaaataaattaagataaataactTAGCACTCCATTGAACCTTTATTTGATTGGTCTGTTTTATGAAATGCATCAGGACAGAGTTTCACACTAAATTGTAAATCAGGTAACAAGACATTAGCTCTTTTAttcaacattaaattaatcattaAGATACTGTAGGCACTAATACAAATGTATgactgcataaaataaaaaaactctgATAGAGGTAAACTTTTCTACAATTGTGTCTTTATATAGGAAATATAACATGACCCAATTTCATTGGTGCAGTGTTAATttagttgttgtgttttttatctctAAGGTGTGGCCTTTATGACCATCTTAACATTTATCAATACTACAATAACTCTGGCACATGTGCACATCATTGCATCATAACCAGATAAATGCCTTTAAACCAGCCAAACTCATAAAGTCATATAAAGTATCTATGTAACTAGATatggattattttcatatattaaagcatcaataagaaataaatcaaatgtcTAACAATGACTGAAATAATGACAGCCTTCGGATTGAATCCTTAAAACATCAATGGA
Coding sequences:
- the LOC117826160 gene encoding serine/threonine-protein kinase NIM1-like isoform X1 encodes the protein MEIMYSHNRNNNINAERSRKNVKGKTWAHLKWTPQQEDIINFTPQVETKETLTVEDKEVMQRTALGKAIFDLSHSERVMNDLMFGRRVGLYELRGEIGSGNFSQVRLGIHDLTKERVAVKILDKVRLDKQTRTLFESEISCMMSLAHPNIVCLYEVLETFKKLYLVMEYAGGGELFSRISSRGRLSDLESRLVFSQILSAVKHMHDNNIVHRDLKAENVFYTSTDCIKVGDFGFSTYCHPNDVLHTFCGSPPYAAPELFTENSYSGQCADIWALGVLLYFMVTASMPFKATNTNLLRCCILQGSYVIPSYVPTSCQEIIRGLLRLVPEDRLTIAQIMSSNWMTGIEYPQAYPACAQTPSHLVEPSHILNSDELSVKAALEDLGITKDHLLNNSPDLRSPINGAYRILLHRIQKRWSVEAVGYNQTYTKESQNRLRWRAGSKGTINKRQSVVCGIM
- the LOC117826160 gene encoding serine/threonine-protein kinase NIM1-like isoform X2, which encodes MQRTALGKAIFDLSHSERVMNDLMFGRRVGLYELRGEIGSGNFSQVRLGIHDLTKERVAVKILDKVRLDKQTRTLFESEISCMMSLAHPNIVCLYEVLETFKKLYLVMEYAGGGELFSRISSRGRLSDLESRLVFSQILSAVKHMHDNNIVHRDLKAENVFYTSTDCIKVGDFGFSTYCHPNDVLHTFCGSPPYAAPELFTENSYSGQCADIWALGVLLYFMVTASMPFKATNTNLLRCCILQGSYVIPSYVPTSCQEIIRGLLRLVPEDRLTIAQIMSSNWMTGIEYPQAYPACAQTPSHLVEPSHILNSDELSVKAALEDLGITKDHLLNNSPDLRSPINGAYRILLHRIQKRWSVEAVGYNQTYTKESQNRLRWRAGSKGTINKRQSVVCGIM